One Nostoc punctiforme PCC 73102 DNA window includes the following coding sequences:
- the rpsS gene encoding 30S ribosomal protein S19, translating into MGRSLKKGPFVADHLLKKIEKLNDNNRKEVIKTWSRASTILPLMVGHTIAVHNGRQHVPVFVNEQMVGHKLGEFAPTRTYRGHGKSDKKAGR; encoded by the coding sequence ATGGGTCGTTCTCTAAAAAAAGGTCCTTTCGTTGCGGATCATCTCTTAAAGAAAATTGAAAAGCTCAACGACAACAACAGAAAAGAAGTTATTAAAACTTGGTCAAGAGCTTCAACAATTTTGCCCCTAATGGTAGGTCATACCATCGCTGTTCACAACGGACGACAACACGTTCCAGTTTTTGTAAATGAACAGATGGTAGGACACAAGTTGGGTGAATTTGCCCCGACACGCACCTACAGAGGTCATGGAAAAAGCGACAAAAAAGCGGGTAGGTAG
- a CDS encoding DUF3172 domain-containing protein, with the protein MRRKPTGRSATTSKPSIFQSPMFNLFTIAIMGGVLILGIGIGIAFSSTTTLAPSNVASREFIDTKAPNPEICVQYGASAMVMDARLFVTLNPFNVYVAQPSMRPGCVIRQNNWALLENRKLVTSDQVRDCKNRLNTFGFTGNLDSGQPDIRCIYQNEAAQNFFTAQPGAVGTPQETDRF; encoded by the coding sequence ATGAGACGTAAACCCACTGGTAGATCGGCTACTACTTCTAAACCCTCTATTTTCCAATCCCCTATGTTTAACCTCTTCACCATTGCAATTATGGGAGGGGTGTTGATTCTGGGAATTGGGATTGGCATTGCTTTTAGTTCTACAACCACGTTAGCCCCATCAAATGTGGCTTCCCGTGAATTTATTGACACCAAAGCACCAAACCCTGAAATTTGTGTGCAGTACGGAGCTAGCGCGATGGTGATGGACGCTAGACTGTTCGTTACTCTCAACCCTTTTAATGTTTATGTTGCCCAGCCGAGTATGCGTCCTGGATGCGTGATCCGACAAAATAACTGGGCGCTTTTAGAGAACCGGAAGCTGGTGACATCCGATCAGGTAAGAGATTGCAAAAATCGTCTGAATACCTTCGGATTCACAGGTAACTTGGACAGTGGCCAACCTGATATTAGGTGTATATATCAGAATGAAGCTGCTCAAAACTTCTTTACGGCTCAACCAGGAGCAGTTGGAACACCTCAAGAAACAGACAGATTTTAG
- the rplB gene encoding 50S ribosomal protein L2 codes for MGTRSYRPYTPSTRQVTVSDFAEITKTEPEKSLTTSKHRAKGRNNTGRITSRRRGGGHKQLYRIIDFKRDKHNIPAKVAAIEYDPNRNARIALLYYQDGEKRYILHPNGLKVGTIIISGPESPFEDGNALPLSRIPLGTSVHNVEMTPGKGGQIVRAAGASAQVVAKEGDYVTLKLPSGEVRLIRRDCYATIGQVGNTDARNLSAGKAGRNRWKGRRPKVRGSVMNPVDHPHGGGEGRAPIGRSGPVTPWGKPTLGAKTRNRKKLSSKFIVRRRRKSSKRGRGGRES; via the coding sequence ATGGGTACTCGTTCTTATCGCCCTTATACCCCCAGCACTCGCCAAGTTACAGTTTCTGACTTTGCGGAAATCACAAAAACCGAGCCAGAAAAATCCCTAACGACCTCAAAGCATCGTGCCAAAGGTCGGAATAATACAGGGCGAATTACCAGTCGTCGTCGGGGTGGCGGACACAAACAACTTTACCGGATCATCGATTTTAAAAGGGATAAACATAATATTCCTGCCAAAGTCGCAGCAATTGAATACGATCCTAACCGCAATGCCCGAATTGCCCTTTTGTATTACCAAGATGGCGAAAAACGGTACATCCTTCATCCCAATGGATTGAAAGTTGGAACAATAATTATTTCTGGACCCGAATCTCCCTTTGAAGATGGTAATGCTTTACCTCTATCGCGGATTCCCTTGGGTACTAGTGTTCACAACGTCGAAATGACTCCTGGTAAAGGTGGTCAAATCGTGCGTGCTGCTGGTGCTAGCGCTCAAGTTGTGGCAAAAGAAGGTGATTATGTAACTCTCAAGTTGCCTTCGGGAGAAGTCCGCTTAATTCGGCGTGATTGCTACGCCACCATTGGGCAAGTGGGCAACACCGATGCGAGAAACCTGAGTGCAGGTAAAGCAGGGCGCAATCGCTGGAAAGGTCGCCGTCCGAAGGTTAGAGGTAGCGTCATGAACCCAGTGGATCACCCACATGGTGGTGGTGAGGGTAGGGCTCCTATCGGTAGATCGGGACCTGTTACACCTTGGGGTAAACCCACATTGGGCGCAAAGACACGCAATCGCAAGAAACTTAGCAGCAAATTCATTGTGCGTCGTCGCCGTAAGTCTTCTAAACGCGGTCGCGGTGGTCGTGAATCATAG
- a CDS encoding 50S ribosomal protein L23 — translation MPSFDPRDLADLVRRPIVTEKATILMEQNKYTFEVIPKASKPEIKAAIEDLFQVKVVKVNTNLPPRKKRRVGKFIGYKPQYKRAIVTVAPGDEDKIRQVLFPEV, via the coding sequence GTGCCTAGCTTTGACCCCCGCGACCTTGCCGACTTAGTACGTCGCCCAATAGTCACCGAGAAGGCGACTATCTTGATGGAGCAAAATAAGTACACCTTTGAAGTCATTCCAAAGGCATCTAAGCCAGAAATCAAGGCTGCGATCGAAGACTTATTTCAGGTCAAGGTTGTAAAAGTCAACACCAACTTACCACCACGTAAAAAGCGGCGCGTTGGTAAATTTATTGGTTATAAGCCCCAATATAAGCGAGCCATTGTTACAGTCGCACCTGGGGATGAAGACAAGATTAGACAAGTTCTATTCCCAGAAGTCTAG
- the rplD gene encoding 50S ribosomal protein L4 translates to MVESVVKNWQGEQVGETTFELRVAKEETASHIVHRALVRQLTNARQGNASTKTRAEVRGGGRKPWRQKGTGRARAGSIRSPLWRGGGVIFGPKPRDFDLKLNRKERRLALRTAFVGRIDDLIVVEEFSTELSRPKTKDLVAALARWGVVPESKALLILSEIADTDNVYLSARNIENLKLIAANQLNVFDLLHADKIVVTASALEKIQEVYSA, encoded by the coding sequence ATGGTTGAAAGCGTAGTTAAAAATTGGCAAGGAGAACAGGTCGGCGAGACGACCTTCGAGTTGCGCGTTGCCAAAGAAGAAACAGCGTCTCATATCGTACACCGCGCCTTAGTACGGCAATTGACTAATGCTCGTCAAGGAAATGCCAGTACAAAAACTCGTGCTGAAGTCAGAGGCGGTGGCCGTAAACCTTGGCGACAAAAAGGTACTGGTCGCGCTCGTGCAGGGTCTATTCGTTCACCATTGTGGCGTGGTGGTGGTGTGATCTTTGGACCAAAGCCTAGAGACTTCGACCTGAAGTTGAACCGCAAAGAGCGACGTTTAGCACTGCGGACAGCATTTGTCGGTCGTATTGACGACTTGATCGTAGTAGAAGAATTTAGCACCGAGCTATCTCGCCCGAAGACAAAAGACTTAGTGGCAGCCCTTGCTCGTTGGGGAGTAGTGCCAGAAAGCAAGGCACTGTTAATTTTGTCTGAAATTGCGGATACAGATAATGTTTATTTGTCAGCCCGCAACATTGAAAATTTAAAACTAATTGCAGCCAACCAGTTAAATGTTTTTGATTTACTGCACGCTGACAAAATTGTAGTTACGGCATCAGCCCTAGAAAAAATTCAGGAGGTCTACAGTGCCTAG
- a CDS encoding NAD(P)H-quinone oxidoreductase subunit N yields the protein MALITTGNGLIRDLEKFGALGVYVPLEGGYEGRYQRRLRAAGYTTLHITAKGLGDVAAYLTRIHGVRPPHLGKKSTGSGAAVGQVYYLPPILDSHLEQLPPKSKGLVLWIIEGHILSNEELEYLTNLPQLEPRVKVVIERGGDRAFRWTSLEKTLLAS from the coding sequence ATGGCACTAATTACCACTGGCAACGGTTTAATCCGCGATCTGGAAAAATTTGGCGCTCTTGGCGTGTATGTACCTCTAGAAGGGGGTTATGAAGGTAGATATCAGCGCCGACTACGCGCTGCTGGCTATACCACCCTCCACATTACTGCCAAGGGACTGGGCGACGTAGCTGCCTATCTCACAAGAATTCATGGAGTCAGACCTCCTCATCTTGGAAAAAAAAGCACTGGTAGCGGTGCGGCAGTAGGTCAGGTGTACTATTTGCCACCAATTCTCGATTCCCATCTAGAACAGCTACCACCAAAGTCAAAGGGGCTGGTTTTGTGGATTATTGAAGGGCATATTCTTTCTAATGAGGAACTTGAGTATTTAACGAATTTGCCTCAGTTAGAACCACGAGTGAAAGTAGTAATTGAGAGAGGTGGCGATCGCGCCTTCCGTTGGACTTCTCTAGAAAAAACTCTGTTAGCTAGTTAG
- the rplC gene encoding 50S ribosomal protein L3 encodes MSVGILGTKLGMTQIFDEAGVAIPVTVIQAGPCTVTQVKTKQTDGYFAIQVGFGEVKPKALNRPLLGHLAKSSAPALRHLNEYHTDSSSDYALGQQIKADIFSEGQIVDVVGTSIGRGFAGNQKRNNFGRGPMSHGSKNHRAPGSIGAGTTPGRVYPGKRMAGRLGGKRITIRKLTIVRVDAERNLLLIKGAIPGKPGALVSVVPAKVVG; translated from the coding sequence GTGTCTGTAGGTATTCTCGGCACCAAGCTGGGCATGACCCAAATATTTGACGAAGCAGGAGTAGCTATTCCTGTGACTGTCATTCAAGCAGGGCCATGCACCGTTACACAAGTTAAAACGAAACAAACCGACGGTTACTTTGCCATCCAAGTTGGTTTTGGCGAAGTTAAACCAAAGGCACTGAACAGACCACTACTGGGTCATTTGGCTAAATCATCTGCCCCAGCATTGCGTCACCTAAATGAATATCACACTGATAGTTCTAGTGATTATGCTTTAGGTCAACAGATTAAAGCAGATATTTTTAGTGAGGGTCAAATTGTCGATGTAGTCGGCACAAGCATCGGTCGCGGTTTTGCAGGAAACCAGAAGCGCAACAACTTTGGTCGTGGACCCATGTCACACGGTTCCAAAAACCACAGAGCGCCAGGTTCTATTGGTGCTGGTACAACACCAGGTCGTGTCTATCCAGGTAAGCGGATGGCAGGGCGTTTAGGTGGTAAACGCATCACAATACGTAAGCTGACCATAGTGCGAGTTGATGCAGAACGCAATTTATTGCTAATCAAGGGAGCAATTCCTGGTAAACCAGGCGCTCTAGTAAGTGTTGTACCTGCAAAAGTAGTGGGATAG